From a region of the Ardenticatena maritima genome:
- a CDS encoding Smr/MutS family protein, giving the protein MPVCPTCGNTVEAHTTVCPFCERRIRQRGGRKRRPASPVHVVNLEAGMPSSQEALVRLRNALNTARQRGKKVVKIIHGYGSHGVGGTLRHVVRRELNAQVRRGVVRVVIRGEDFHAANPSLDMVLAMYPALRNDPDFNHRNEGVTLVVL; this is encoded by the coding sequence GTGCCTGTTTGTCCCACTTGTGGGAATACGGTTGAAGCGCATACCACCGTCTGCCCCTTTTGTGAGCGGCGTATTCGCCAGCGTGGGGGGCGCAAGCGCCGCCCCGCGTCCCCTGTGCACGTTGTCAACCTTGAAGCAGGTATGCCATCGTCGCAGGAAGCCCTGGTACGGTTGCGCAATGCGTTGAACACGGCGCGCCAGCGTGGCAAGAAGGTGGTGAAAATCATCCACGGCTACGGTTCGCACGGCGTTGGGGGTACATTGCGCCATGTCGTGCGGCGTGAATTGAACGCCCAGGTGCGCCGCGGGGTGGTGCGTGTCGTCATTCGGGGTGAGGATTTTCACGCCGCCAACCCCTCGCTCGATATGGTGCTCGCCATGTATCCCGCACTCCGCAACGATCCTGATTTCAATCATCGCAATGAAGGCGTCACATTGGTTGTGTTGTAG
- a CDS encoding aldo/keto reductase, producing MLVPQLFLARGGLSVSRIVQGMMNLASWNWTVKERRAFIEFCLEHGISTFDHADIYGGYTCEALFGEVLAEAPHLRQRMQIVTKCGIKLVAPARPEHTIKHYDTSRAHIIASVENSLRALRTDYIDLLLIHRPDPLMDADLVAEAFAQLHAQGKVRFFGVSNFTPSQFSLLQSRVPFPLQTNQVEWSLLHLDPMFDGTFDQAQELRRAPMVWSPVAGGRLFRGEDERARRVRLALHGLAAEMGVPPDTVALAWLLRHPVQAVPVLGTGNRERILNAVRACTLNLPREDWFALLVASLGEDVP from the coding sequence ATGCTAGTCCCTCAATTGTTTCTGGCGCGGGGCGGATTGAGCGTTTCGCGCATTGTGCAGGGCATGATGAATTTGGCGTCCTGGAATTGGACTGTGAAGGAACGCCGCGCTTTCATCGAATTTTGCCTGGAACATGGCATCAGCACGTTCGACCATGCCGATATTTATGGCGGGTACACCTGTGAAGCGTTGTTTGGCGAGGTGTTAGCCGAAGCGCCGCATTTGCGCCAACGTATGCAGATTGTGACGAAGTGCGGCATCAAACTAGTGGCGCCGGCACGCCCCGAACATACCATCAAGCATTACGACACCTCACGCGCGCATATCATCGCTTCGGTTGAAAACTCGCTCCGCGCGCTCCGCACTGATTACATTGATTTGTTGCTCATTCACCGCCCCGACCCACTCATGGACGCCGATTTGGTGGCTGAAGCCTTTGCCCAGTTGCATGCCCAGGGGAAAGTGCGCTTCTTTGGCGTCTCCAATTTCACGCCTTCGCAATTTTCGTTGTTGCAGTCGCGTGTACCGTTTCCATTGCAAACCAATCAGGTTGAATGGTCGCTCCTGCATCTCGACCCGATGTTTGACGGCACGTTCGACCAGGCGCAGGAATTGCGGCGTGCGCCCATGGTCTGGTCGCCTGTGGCGGGAGGGCGGCTCTTCCGTGGCGAAGATGAGCGCGCGCGCCGTGTTCGTCTCGCGTTGCATGGGCTGGCGGCTGAAATGGGCGTTCCACCCGATACGGTCGCCCTGGCGTGGCTGTTGCGTCATCCGGTGCAGGCGGTGCCTGTGTTGGGCACGGGCAACCGCGAACGCATTTTGAACGCGGTGCGCGCCTGCACGCTGAACCTGCCGCGCGAAGATTGGTTCGCTTTGCTGGTGGCGTCGCTGGGTGAAGATGTGCCGTGA
- a CDS encoding endonuclease/exonuclease/phosphatase family protein: MRVRKPLLLGIFLLCVGVALLVWNASMPAETVQGCLDCVKTPPPSHMRVLVFNMLHGFPDGKARMARADLLIQTVQALNADVLLLQEVSHTRRDGLLAEYLAERLNMNWVYARANGNLAWIGFEEGEAILSRFPLENVRMVELLPQDDFFEHRIALEATVRTRGGLLRFVSTHLTNGDPAVNQAQADALLAFVASVPTPAVIGGDFNAQPASPTMHRLRAMWRMMPPPPSVPTCCVDVFGAPDVETFTHRIDVAFLFQPPPRWRVLGGMRTLDTPHWTGERWLWASDHAGFFFDLATDKTE; the protein is encoded by the coding sequence ATGCGTGTGCGGAAACCCTTGTTGCTGGGCATCTTCTTGCTCTGTGTGGGCGTGGCGTTGCTGGTGTGGAACGCCAGCATGCCCGCTGAGACCGTGCAAGGCTGCTTGGATTGCGTGAAAACGCCGCCCCCTTCGCACATGCGCGTGCTGGTGTTCAACATGCTGCATGGCTTTCCAGACGGCAAAGCGCGCATGGCGCGCGCCGACCTGCTCATCCAGACAGTGCAGGCGCTCAATGCCGATGTGCTTCTCCTGCAAGAAGTTTCCCATACACGTCGTGATGGGTTGCTTGCCGAATATCTTGCCGAACGGCTCAACATGAATTGGGTTTATGCGCGCGCTAATGGCAACCTGGCGTGGATTGGATTTGAAGAGGGCGAAGCCATTTTGAGCCGTTTTCCGCTGGAAAACGTGCGCATGGTTGAACTGCTTCCGCAAGATGATTTTTTTGAGCATCGCATTGCGCTGGAAGCCACTGTGCGCACACGTGGGGGGCTTTTGCGTTTCGTCAGCACACACCTCACCAATGGCGACCCCGCCGTCAACCAGGCACAAGCCGACGCCCTGCTTGCCTTCGTGGCATCCGTGCCTACGCCGGCTGTGATTGGCGGCGATTTCAACGCGCAACCTGCAAGCCCGACCATGCACCGCCTGCGGGCTATGTGGCGGATGATGCCGCCGCCGCCTTCGGTGCCCACGTGTTGCGTGGATGTGTTCGGCGCTCCCGATGTGGAGACGTTCACCCACCGCATTGATGTCGCTTTTCTCTTTCAGCCGCCGCCTCGTTGGCGTGTTTTGGGGGGAATGCGTACACTGGACACGCCTCATTGGACGGGGGAACGCTGGCTGTGGGCGTCTGACCACGCTGGTTTTTTCTTTGATCTTGCAACTGACAAAACGGAGTAA
- a CDS encoding FAD-binding oxidoreductase — protein MDPAFLAEVRHILDDARVSTGESVRALHARDQSSHAACLPDLVVWPQTTDEVSALVACAARFRVPVVGWGAGSSLEGNPIPLAGGMVIDFTYMNRILALHAADFQVVVQPGLLYKDMNRTLARHGLFFAPDPGANASIGGMIANNAAGTRTVKYGATRDNVLALEVVLADGSVVHTGSRSVKQSAGYDLTHLFIGSEGTLGLITAATLKLAPLPEQFSAAIASFPTTTDAANAVYAIMGSGIVPAALELLDASAMRYFLLNTPLDVPIAPTLLMEFHGATEAAIASELALVRELCADMGATTFVSGVGRDERDRIWQGRHHLFHAMVQTHPSQPYLITDVAVPISHYPELAAFIAELLDTMALDGALFGHAGDGNAHTVVFAPSDDAETLARLQHFNDQVVEKALALEGTCTGEHGVGIGKQKYLLREYDEATLTLMALLKRTLDPHNILNPGKVIPSSFLL, from the coding sequence ATGGATCCAGCCTTTCTTGCCGAAGTGCGCCACATTCTGGACGATGCGCGCGTCTCTACCGGTGAGTCGGTGCGCGCTCTCCATGCACGCGACCAATCGTCCCATGCCGCGTGTTTGCCGGACCTCGTTGTCTGGCCGCAGACGACCGATGAAGTTAGCGCGCTTGTTGCATGTGCGGCGCGTTTTCGCGTGCCCGTGGTTGGGTGGGGTGCCGGAAGTAGCCTGGAAGGCAACCCCATTCCACTTGCAGGCGGTATGGTGATTGACTTCACTTACATGAACCGCATTCTTGCGCTCCATGCCGCCGATTTTCAGGTTGTTGTGCAACCTGGTCTGCTCTACAAAGACATGAACCGCACCCTGGCCCGCCACGGGCTTTTCTTTGCACCCGACCCCGGCGCCAATGCCAGCATCGGCGGCATGATTGCGAATAACGCCGCCGGCACGCGCACCGTCAAATATGGTGCAACGCGCGATAACGTGCTCGCCCTGGAGGTGGTGCTGGCGGACGGCTCGGTGGTGCATACGGGCTCGCGCTCGGTCAAACAATCGGCGGGGTACGACCTCACACACCTCTTCATCGGTTCAGAGGGAACCTTGGGGTTGATTACCGCCGCCACCTTGAAACTGGCGCCGCTCCCCGAACAGTTCAGCGCCGCCATTGCCTCGTTCCCCACAACGACCGACGCCGCCAATGCCGTGTATGCCATCATGGGCTCAGGCATTGTGCCCGCCGCGCTGGAATTGCTCGATGCGAGTGCGATGCGCTACTTTCTGCTGAATACGCCGCTTGATGTACCCATAGCGCCAACTTTGTTGATGGAATTCCACGGTGCGACCGAAGCCGCCATTGCCAGCGAATTGGCGCTTGTGCGTGAACTGTGTGCCGATATGGGAGCCACCACGTTTGTCTCCGGTGTGGGGCGCGATGAGCGTGATCGCATTTGGCAGGGGCGGCATCATCTGTTCCATGCCATGGTGCAAACGCATCCCAGCCAGCCTTATCTCATCACTGATGTGGCTGTGCCCATTTCACACTATCCTGAATTGGCGGCGTTCATTGCCGAATTGCTGGACACCATGGCGTTGGATGGTGCGCTGTTTGGGCATGCCGGCGATGGTAATGCGCATACGGTTGTCTTTGCTCCTTCGGATGATGCGGAGACCCTTGCGCGGTTGCAACACTTCAACGACCAGGTGGTTGAAAAAGCCCTCGCGCTCGAAGGCACATGCACGGGGGAGCATGGTGTCGGCATTGGCAAGCAAAAATACTTGCTTCGCGAATATGACGAAGCCACGTTGACGCTCATGGCGCTTCTCAAACGCACCCTTGACCCGCATAACATTCTCAATCCCGGCAAGGTTATCCCCTCTTCATTTCTCCTCTGA
- a CDS encoding helix-turn-helix domain-containing protein: protein MARRLELHLTPEQRRELEDIRDNHPLRYMRERAEALLKIAEGKSGREVALKHLPKERQPDTVYRWVHRYQKEGVKGLFIRPGRGRKPKKRKDA from the coding sequence TGGCCCGTAGACTTGAACTTCATTTGACGCCGGAACAACGTCGCGAACTTGAAGATATTCGCGACAACCACCCGTTGCGCTACATGCGCGAACGCGCCGAAGCGTTGCTCAAAATCGCCGAAGGAAAATCCGGGCGTGAAGTCGCCTTGAAGCACTTGCCCAAGGAGCGCCAGCCGGATACGGTGTATCGCTGGGTGCATCGCTACCAAAAAGAAGGTGTGAAGGGCTTGTTCATTCGCCCCGGACGGGGTCGCAAGCCGAAGAAGCGCAAAGACGCCTGA